TGAATTATTCTCGCCGCTTATTTGTCACAGATCGTTCAAATTGCCGCAAATACTTAGTTGACACCGGAGCAGATTTCTCCGTTTTACCTCGaaatttgttcaataaattaaaaattcccgATAGCTATAAACTTTTCGCCGCAAATGGCACACCCATAGCTACTTTCGGTTATTTCACTTCTTCAGTCGACCTTGGACTTCGACGTAATTTCACGTGGTCATTTCTCATCGCCGATGTAGCAAAGCCAATATTAGGTGCAGATTTTCTCAATGAATTTGGCCTCTTAGTTGACATCAAGAACAAGCAATTAATCGATGCGAAAACTAAGTTACGCACCAAATGCAATTCTCAATTAATTCAATATGAAAGAGTCAACACTATTGACGACAACTCGATTTTTAGCGATTTATTGCAACAATTCAAAGATCTTACGCTTCCCCCTACTTTCAATAAAGGTAATAATCTGAAACAAAGTTCAGTCAAACATCAGATTGTTACAAGTGGACAACCAGTCTTCTCCCGTGCTCGGCGTCTTAATCCAGAAAAGCTAGCAATAGCAAAAAAGGAATTCGAACTGATGATCAAAGCTGGTATTTGTCAACCAAGCAAAAGTCCTTGGGCAAGCCCCTTGCATATGGTTCAAAAAAAGACAGGACAGTGGCGCCTTTGTGGCGATTATCGCATGCTCAATGCTATCACCACGCCTGATCGATACCCTTTACCTCACATTCAAGATGTGACACACATTTGTGCTAATAAGGAAATTTTCTCAAAGATTGATCTCGTAAGTGCTTACAATCAAATTCCAATTGCCGAAgaagacaaagaaaaaacagcaaTTATTACCCCTTTTGGTCTCTTCGAATTCAATGTAATGACATTTGGTTTGAGAAACGCATCTCAAACTTTTCAACGTTTCATGAATAATTTAAGCCatagtaggagtcgttcgaagcgcccaaCTGGTTCCagtgagtgccgacctctgaactctctccaaCTTCTTCACCGATGTCGTCCTCTCTAGGGAGTTCCACTAGACTATGGCTCCgagataggctttacaatagtattatatagccaaaaaacaACTTTAGGCggaaggccccatcttttgccaattgcgcccttgcacctATACAAGGCGATTTttgccttcctcactctttcctcaatattgtaAGCTTATTGTCAAGGATTATACCAGTTAACACATGACTCCCCCACCAACCACATTTCCACAGAAACAGTATTTGATAGTCTGCAACGCTTCCAGTTTTGATGCTCAACTGCTAGCGTTTTccaaactaaacaaaattatcAAGTTTCCGAAATAACAACAGCTATAGCTACCGTTGCCGTTACAGCTgaacacaataacaacaacaatgactgCGGCTGCCATTGCGGCTGAAACTGACACCATAACTACAACAATAACTGTGGCTGTCGTAGCGGTAAGCTGGTCCTCAAAtaacaataaacaacaacaccaacaactgcAGCTGCCGCCGCCGTTGCAGTTCTTAGAATTAAGTCAATACCtacatttaagaaattttgtattcTTAAGTTTAAGATATTGTTCAATAAATTCAGTTAGATTCCGGCAGACAACTGAGCGGGACTACTCAACCTCATAACTGGTGcccaacaaaattattgaaccCAACAATAATAAAGgacacaataaataataaagggcCCAACAATATTAAGGAACCCAACAATAATAGAGGACACAACAAATTATAAAGGACCCAACAATATTAAGGGACCCAACAATAATAAAGGGCACAACAAATATTAAAGGACACAACAATATTAAAGGACCCAACAATAATAAAGGACACAACAAATAATACAGGACCCAACAATAATAAAGGAcccaacaataaaataaaggggCCAACAAAATGAAAGGTCTGAACAAAATAAGAAgacacaacaaaaattaaaggacCCAACAATGTTAAAGGACCCAACAATAATAAAGGACGACACCAAGGATGAAGTACCTGGGATATATACCTATAAGCATAAAACTTAGAATTAGAAACagtgtgaataaaaaaaaaaggaaaaattaaaataaaaaaaaaaacaaagaagaaaatgaTAAGgataaaagtatatataaaaattggaagcccaaaaacaaaaaaattaaaaaaccaaatttgcatACAACAAGAAACTTAGTGAACATCGGTGAAAAATACGTAAAAAAATTTACCGAAGAATTAAACaataaagcaaaagaaaaatacgagtgaaatataaaaatggaaaaatttaaacaaaaaagcaaataaagaaaaatctgacAGAAGAATTatagtacaaataaaaatattaaagaagaagaaaaaaaagagaagaagaatgaaaacaaaaaaaaaaaaacatttcagacCGAAACACAATgagaaaatatatacaaattaaagacgcaaaaaaataGACAATTAACAAACATAAAACGgaacaaaaactgaaaattcgaataaaaatataaaaatgaaaaaagaactaaatttaaatttttttaaattaaagttaaatataaaaattaaactaaagaactaaaaaagcgataaaaataaaaatataaatgggaaacgcaaacaaaaaaaaaaaacgaataaaaaataaaagggaaAATTAAAGCACAAACACGAAAATTATTGTAGTATATAGaaatgaaaaccaaaataaaaaaatatacataaaaattgaacaatgaaaaaacaacaaaaaaatataaaatgaaaaaggacattaaaaaaaattaaagaaaagtgaaaactttaaaatacaaataaaaatataaaagagacatggaaatacaattaaaaatgaaaattttaaataaaaagaattaaaaaactattaaaaataaaaaaagtaaaagtaaataaacaaactactgatacaaaaaaataacaaaagactaaaattttaaattaataagaagtaaaacacaactaaaaagaattaataaactgaataataataataataataataaactgattaaaaagtaaatgaaaaaatgaaataaaaaacaaacaaaagaattaaACACTAACttaaaggaaaaaatgaaaatttcaataaaagtatAGAAATGAAAAcagtaatataaaacaaaagacTTAAATACTAATcttacagaaaaattaaaatgcaaataaaacttaaaaaataagaataattacaaaaatttaagtcacagaaaaattaaaaaagttaaaacccaaataaatatatattatatataaaacactgtataaaagaaaatgaaaaaaaataagtaagatatgaaaatataaaaatgaaaaagaaaaattgatcgTGAAAATCAAATAGTGTAAGTCTGGCATAGTCAGCCGCGTTCGCGAGTGAACACAAATTAAAGGAAGAAGGACTTCCCTGCACTCAACATTCACACCATCATTCCGGAGGACTCCTGCAGCAGAAGCAGCAGACGGTAGAACCATAAGCGACTGGTGTCATCAAAAAGGTCTCTGTAGTGCCCGTCCGCAGAGCGCTCCGCAACGAATGTGCTGTCACTAGGATCCTTAGTAGGACAACAAAATGGAGGCATCCTAGCAGCCGATGGAGAAATAATGCTAGCCTACTCTAAGTTTTAgttaagtgaaaaataattaagaaatcttgtagaaattattgaaaaattttttgtgtgcatAAATTGAGTAAAATCTTTAGGCTCAATCGTgaaaattatgtgaaaataattgaaaaaaagtagagttaaattttaaaagctcGATTGTTAAATTTAGTTGcgaagtggaaaatatttttctgagctAAGAAAAATCCATGAGagaataatttaattgaataaattaatagtgaaataatatattaagaaattaaattttaaaaaataatagtgaatAAGGGCTAAATATTCTGTAATATTATGAGCCAATTAAAAGAAGGAATATCCATGAGAGCAGTCTAGGAGTGaaataagtgaataaaaattaatttaaaaaaaatttaattaaattacaataaaaaaaaaatgtctttacataaaaatatcatTCAATAATTTACGTCAAGATGCAAGTGTAAATCAATATCCAACCCTCATGGAGGTGGATCCCAGGGCTATTCGGGCTATAACCCTCGATTCAGAAGAAATAGGTCTAACGTTTGCAACAACGTGGAGAACCCCCCGATGCAGGTTAGGAATAGATTTAACATTGTGGCGATGACTCCGACACAAAGCTCACAACCAGTAACGTctagaaaacaataaataaataaaataaaatggaattaataacaaagtaaaaaatatattgtaataataaatacaataaaaaataatgtaataaaataattaaatataaaaaaaccaataaaataaaataataaaataaaatgaaaaaataataaaaaaaaaaaaattaaataaaaaaatcaaataaaatgatgtaaaaaaatattattaaataaaaaatcagataaaataatataaaaaataatattaaataaaacaattaaattaaataaaaaataaaataagtattaaagaaaacagaaaaaggtaaaagttaaaaaagacatataagtacaaaaatataaataaaattaaatgaaatataaaagtaaaacaaaaatagaaaaccaaaaaaaatgtttaaataaaataaaaaagaatagaataaattattaaaaaataaaaaaaataaaaatcgtaaagtgaaacagaaaaaaatatcaaaataaaattaaatataagaaaaaacaaagaagataCACATTTAAAGAACATAAagaagaataaattaaaaaaaggcacaaaaataaaactaaatgtaaaacaaaattaagacaCTCGAGTAACCGTTCATGTTAAAGACAGTCAACAGTAAATTGATCATAGATCAAGGGTGTCTAATGAATTTATTAATGAagagaatatatataatataatatataaatatataaagtatgagcaaagtaaagcaaaacaaatcgaatttatatgaaactataattataatatataatataataaattaatcaattagAATTAGCTAATTTTCTACCTTCATATGTAGAAGAAAGATTAGCTAACCAATGATATTCAAGCATATAAATCAAACCGTAATCATATGAAACTTAGTACTTTCAATATGATAAGcaattaagcatattaatgaacagaatatatataatataacatagaTATATATAAAGTGTGAGCAAAGTTGGTTTACAAGTAGCCATCACGATTAAGCAAAGGACGAGGTCCCCCAGTATCCTTGCGGAAAAAAGGACGTGTTTGAAACGCAGCCGCTTTGCTAGTGTAAAACTTAAATTAACCAAACGGTTTATGTGTAAAAAAACTGACGCTATTCAAAGCTgcgaattaaaaagtaaaacacttaaaataaaaattttaaagtgaaaaattaaattagccaAATGGTTTATGGTTGAAAAAGCTAATAATAGCTGTGAACCGAAAAATGCAAAAtcggaaattaaaaattttaaagtgaaaaccacaaaaaacctaaaggtttaaataaaaatacgaccGAACTAATACtgtgaatatataaaaaaaaaaaaacttgcaactAGTACAAGGTGGAACTAATGAGAAAATACACATGTAGTAATATTTGAAGATAAAGTAACTATaaataacacattttttgaaaataaggaGCATAAAATATACGACTATACAGAATATCCTGGTTTACAGAAACTAAATGTTGTTAGAGAATTAGAAGAActgaatctgaaaaatattaaaatatttattaaatattagcaaaatattaaaaggaaCCACAACAACATGAAAACAGCCTTATGGGTTACCGAAGTGATTTTAtccatattaattattttaaaagtttggAATCATAAAACGATTAAGCTTATCATGAAAAGACAACACCAGCAACCCAATAGTGTCAATATACGGGAAATGCTGAGACAAGTGAGTGCACCAAATGGAACAAATATTAGCGAGTAATCGCGGACGACTACACTTAAGAAGGGGAGGAGTTAACACATGACTCCCACACCAACCACATTTCCACAGAAACAGTATTTGATAGTCTGCAATGCCTGCAGTATGACTCCCACGCCAAACAGATTTCCAGTAGAAGCAGTATTTGATAGTCAGCAACGCTTGAAGTTTTGAAGCTCAACTGCTAGCGTTCTCCAGACTAAACAAAATTATCAAGTTTCCGAAATAACAACAGCTATAGCTACCGTTGCCGTTACAGCTGAACTTgagacaataacaacaacaatgactgCGGCTGCCGTTGCGGCTGAAACTGAcaccataacaacaacaataactgtgGCAGGCGTTGTAGTCAAAGCTGGTCCTCAAAtaacaataaacaacaacaccaacaactgcAGCTGCCGCCGCCGTTGCAGTTCTTAGAATTAAGTCAAtacatttaagaaattttgtattcTTAAGTTTAAGATATTGTTCAATAAATTTAGTTAGATTCCGGCAGACAACTGAGCGAGACTACTCAGCCACATAACTTACCTAGGTACCTTACCTTGTCAGAAAGTATCAGAGGAGCGCTCCCaagtgagggaagttgagctctcggtattttatatttcctcgtaaataggacgagctccgtcttaagaggattcaccgacaggccgcaATCCGTTGACTACCTAACAACTACGTTCGGATATCCCTGCCTCAAGTTGTACAGAGTGTCTCCCgtttttcctctaacaattagtgccacgtcatccgcgtaggcaactACCCTGCAGCCCCTTtccaccagctcctccagcaagtcatttacAGCAATAACCCAGAGAAATGGTGAGAGAACACACCTTGCGAAGAGCCCCTACTCACATGCCGGCGGATGGAGATGCCGTCCGACTCTGCCGCTacagttctgtcgctaagcattttatagataaatcTTATGAGGTCGGTTCCGACCCCCAGTTTACCTAGACACCTGGTAATTACCTCCCGGACgacgttgttaaaagccccctcaatgtcgaggaaggctcTCAATCACTTTCACAATTGTATGCAGGGCATATTCCACCGATCTACAATTGCAATAAGCATGTTTGGTATGCGACAACCGACCCCGAGGAgtttcgcttcttatgtgcaggtcaatcagtctctcaagggttttcagcaAGAAAGTTGAAAGACTGATTGGACTAAAGTTCTTAGGGGCGACATGCAAGCCCTGCCTAACCCTCACGGCGCTCCATTATCTTAGTATATAGCCCCCGGCTACGCCACTCGCATGGATAGGGCTCAACCAACGGTATGATACCTCCACAGATTTCTCCAGTGGGGAGGGAATGATGCCGTCAGAACCAGGCGACTTGAAGGGTTTAAAGGAGTCAATTGCCCAAACCAGGCGACGCTTATCCAGCAACCAGCCCCGGTCAGGAATGTAAGTTGAAATGCTTTCCAGGCCGGTGGGGCTAGGTGCTGGGCTCGCCAGACTATGGGCGTCGAGAAGTAACATCAGTGATTCTTCGCCGCCCATCGCCCAACGTCCCAATTCGTCTAGGTAACCCTAGGGAGCGGAACTCTTCGGGAGTACTCGTCTTAACCTGGAGGACTCATGGCAGTCGTCTACGCTCTCGCAGAAGCATCTCCAAGAATCCTTCTTAGCAGGGTTTTCCTCACTACCCTCATAAAAACTGCAGAGATTGCGCACGCTTCCCTCTTCCATTCCATCCTAGAGATAGTCCCGTCTTCTCTACCGCTTTTCATCACTCCGTGAATGATAGAGCCTGCCTGcttagcgacttcgctaaacGATTTTGGCGGACCACCACCAATCCTGGGCCTCTTTTCTTGGAAGATATTCTCCTCCTGGGAGCGTTGCCTTTTTACTCCCGAGTCCAATTCTGGCGAATTCGCTTTCCCTCCCTTCTCGCTGCCCTCCTCTGCTCCAATGATAACCTTCCTGGCCCACTCGAGCGTCTGGGAATGCTTCTCAGATAACTGAGAGTCATTCTGGCCACCGTAGCGCTCCAGGATCTTGGTAGCCATACGAAGATCAGAGAAGGACCGTTTGCTCTGCCCTGCCTGCCGTTTGAGCCTAGTGGAGGGTATTCGAAGAGATACCCCAAAAGTCCCCGGAAAACTAGGGGAAAGCCCTTTGTTGGTGCTGGCTTCTCCTTCCAACGCCACTACTCTAGGATCGCAGATGGTTCCGTCTGTGATCCGCTACCTATAAAAGTTGGATTCCCACCTGAGACCCCCGGATTAATGCTAAAAGTTGGTTCCGATTTGCCCTCGGTGTCTCCCTTGGTCACTGCCTTACGCGTCGGTTCGCACGCATTACCCGCActagctggtatatattctcatagacttaaaattgaaagatctgtgcgtctccctaatgcttgcagtgtctttcaggcggaagtactggcaattggggaagcttgtaggctactaatcgcagatccctcttttaagggcaatatcgctattctttcagatagccaagctgcaatccaggcactgagttcagctacaacaacctctaaagtagtGGAGCAAAGTAgaaatagcctcaccaccttgagcgaGAACCATGAacttaccttaatctgggtcccggcaCATCGGAGcatcgaaggtaatgaaaaagcggacgaactggcaagaaggggatctgccatgaatatcgcccttgcagaatcggtattagTGGTGTGAatcaagagtgcaatttccctaaaatacctccgaattgcagattgtagatggagagaccagacaaaatgcaaaattagcagaacgttatggcccacctacaaccataagcaatcgtcaacattgatcaacatgaaacgacgggacgcctggagactaacggcagtcataactggctttttgtctgtgggagaacaagcagccaaaatgggcatccctcacaacacatactgtcacagttgtaaacaaccggagaaaaaggaaacaatcaacaacattttctctgcgaatgccctgccctatggaaggacagaatgttaaccctgggtaaaccgctgttaGAGAGcctggaacagctgtctggcttatatgtcaacaacctgataaggttcctgaaccgcacagactgaatatagtcatgctgtaaataactggtaaacaagttggtaacgaggatgtggtaaCAAAAAGGTGCAGAAGCgatagttggattctggaagaatcaccacttaaaccaaccaaccgccACTAGGGAATACCCCCCGGGGCAAAAATTTTTCAGGAGGCGATTTCACTCCTCCTGTCCTGAGAGAGGTGATTTTGGGATTCGGTTCCGAATTCCCGCTACCCCCTGAAGCTCAGGTTTCCACCGTTCATAATTCAAAAGAAGGAAGGCCGTTGAGGCCGCAGATCATTTAGCGCTacccagggtgcaccacgcggaggcgTGTTTATTTAAAGCTAAGATAAACGTAACAAAACTTTACTCcataagtaaaatattaatgaaaattttgatttctggAGCAATGTTATTTATAGCGACGAGATTcaattgaacatttttcaatCGGATGGAAGGATTCGAGTCTGGAGAAAACCCAATACCGAATTCAAAAAAGTAATACACTAAGTACAGTGAATCGTGGTGGTGGGGGTGTAATGGTGTAGGGTTGTATGTCAACGGTAGGCGTGGGTAGTCTTGTATTTATTGATGGTATTTCGGATAAACCTAATCACACAATCCATCGTAGCAAATCTCCGAATGTAAATGTCCGCTCCGAATCGGAGCAATTTTTTATCATGCAACCCATGTGAATTCGAAAAAGTTGTTGCCATacgcatattttaaattttgccgtTTCGAAATCAGATGTTTTGcaataaattgtaatttaaataaagacaagcgtaaataaatttaataagacTGAAATATATATTGGAAAATCAAAATGGATTTCCTGGTGCGATTTTATGTGTAGACGGAACACACATTAAAATTGTTGCGCCAGCTAAAGACAAATTCCTGTATTTTAATCGTAAAGGGTAGTATAGCATCAATGTTATGATTGTAAGTCTTGCAAAAACAGATATTTCTAATATCtttctaatttttcatttattgcagATATGCGATAATAAAATGAGAACTCGTTACGTGAATGCGCAGTATCCTGGCAGCAACCACGATGCTCATATTTGGAACGTAAGCAGCGcgcgaaattttttgaaaataaacaccTAAACGGCGAACGAAACACTTGGCTTTTGggtatgtgcatacacatatagaccgtttgaataattttttgctgaaatgattttatttatttcacaggAGACGCTGGATATGCTCTAGAGTCATGGTTAATGACACCTTTTCGTTCACCTACAACAGGAAGCGCcgaaaaaaactacaataaaatacaTGCAAAAGCAAGAAATACTATAAAAAAGGACCATAGGTGTATTTAAGAACCGATTCAGATGCCTTCTGGGTGCTCGTGAGCTTTATTATGAACCCATGAAGGTTTGCCAAATAGTGAACGTTGCAGCATTGCACAATATTTGTATCCATTATCGCGGGGTTGatgatttttcagaaaatgttgaagaaagccATTTTAATCAAACGTATGAGCCTTCTCCTTCAACATATACTGATGCAGCTATTCGGATAAGGGAATCTATATCTTCAACATTAACACGactataatattcaattaaaaaatatcaagactTGTATgttttatgtattatatgtatgtctgttcttttttgtttttcgctagCTTCCTTTTCATATACGCCTTCCAGTCTAGCCATACCTAGTAAATACGATGTATAagcatgcatatatacacacaagTAAGGCACGAAAATTATTGTAGTATATAGaaatgaaaaccaaaataaaaaaatatacataaaaattgaacaatgaaaaaacaacaaaaaaatataaaatgaaaaaggacattaaaaaaaattaaagaaaagtgaaaactttaaaatacaaataaaaatataaaagagacatggaaatacaattaaaaatgaaaattttaaataaaaagaattaaaaaactattaaaaataaaaaaaagtaaaagtaaataaacaaactactgatacaaaaaaataacaaaagactaaaattttaaattaataagaagtaaaacacaactaaaaagaattaataaactgaataataataataataataataaactgattaaaaaataaatgaaaaaatgaaataaaaaacaaacaaaagaattaaACACTAACttaaaggaaaaaatgaaaatttcaataaaagtatAGAAATGAAAAcagtaatataaaacaaaagacTTAAATACTAATcttacagaaaaattaaaatgcaaataaaacttaaaaaataagaataattacaaaaatttaagtcacagaaaaattaaaaaagttaaaacccaaataaatatatattatatataaaacactgtataaaagaaaatgaaaaaagataagtaagatatgaaaatataaaaatgaaaaagaaaaattgatcgTGAAAATCAAAAAGTGTAAGTCTGGCATAGTCAGCCGCGTTC
The Anastrepha ludens isolate Willacy chromosome X, idAnaLude1.1, whole genome shotgun sequence DNA segment above includes these coding regions:
- the LOC128870067 gene encoding uncharacterized protein LOC128870067, with amino-acid sequence MPGDSESSGTSQSSNTSYVSTVNSMPLPEISRITIKAPTFVKKEPDLFFIQMEAQFINGSITRDNSKYNHVISVLEPEYLSMVSDLIRSPPAENKYESLKNRLISEYTQSDQRKLRVLLTEIELGDDKPSHLLRKMRDLAKNALTDEAIKSLWIERLPENVRAVVAISNDDLNTCATLADKVVELTAPKLISEIKSDNTLLQLNARIDELAKSFREFRASRNNSPNKSQKSHNSSRSRSKSRNKRPYCRFHYRFGAMARKCEQPCAFKKPDDKNEVGLNYSRRLFVTDRSNCRKYLVDTGADFSVLPRNLFNKLKIPDSYKLFAANGTPIATFGYFTSSVDLGLRRNFTWSFLIADVAKPILGADFLNEFGLLVDIKNKQLIDAKTKLRTKCNSQLIQYERVNTIDDNSIFSDLLQQFKDLTLPPTFNKGNNLKQSSVKHQIVTSGQPVFSRARRLNPEKLAIAKKEFELMIKAGICQPSKSPWASPLHMVQKKTGQWRLCGDYRMLNAITTPDRYPLPHIQDVTHICANKEIFSKIDLVSAYNQIPIAEEDKEKTAIITPFGLFEFNICDNKMRTRYVNAQYPGSNHDAHIWNICDNKMRTRYVNAQYPGSNHDAHIWNETLDML